The Dehalococcoidia bacterium DNA window GCCCCTGCGGATAGGCGCGGATGAAGTCGGCGGCGATGCCGATCGCGGAGATGCCGTGCTCCGGCTCGACGCCGGCGTGGGCGGCGCGTCCCGTGATCGTCAGGTCGAGCGTGAGGTGGCTGGGCGCCTCGCTGGTGATGTTCGCCACGGAGCCTTCGCCGTCGAACACCAGCGCCTGGCGGGCGCGGATGCGCTCGTAGTCGAGGTTGCGGGCGCCGACGAGACCGATCTCCTCGCCGCGGCTGAAGGCGATTTCGACGGCGCGGTGGGCGCTGCCGTCCTCGCGCAGCGAGCGCAGCGCCTCGACGATCGCGCTGACGCCGGCCTTGGGGTCGCCGCCGAGCACGGTGCTGCCGTCGGTGCGGATCGTGTCGCCCTCCACGACCGGCTTGATGCCCTCGCCGGGCTGCACGGTGTCCATGTGGGCCGAAAGCAGCACGGGCTCGCCGCGGCCGGGCAGGCTGGCGAGCACATTGCCGTGCGCATCGAGGCCCGCCTCTGCGCCAAGCTCCTCCAGCAGCGCGATCAGCCGCCGCGCGATCGCCGCCTCCTGTC harbors:
- a CDS encoding M20/M25/M40 family metallo-hydrolase; its protein translation is MIQRDRLVQTFLDLVQIDSPSGQEAAIARRLIALLEELGAEAGLDAHGNVLASLPGRGEPVLLSAHMDTVQPGEGIKPVVEGDTIRTDGSTVLGGDPKAGVSAIVEALRSLREDGSAHRAVEIAFSRGEEIGLVGARNLDYERIRARQALVFDGEGSVANITSEAPSHLTLDLTITGRAAHAGVEPEHGISAIGIAADFIRAYPQGRMDEETTGNIGLLRAGSARNAVPEEAVLQAELRSRDTAKLAALRQRVEDTAAALRRRYPEARLDLQIADQYGGYKLNESDPLVALAMATLRQIGLQPRLLASGGGTDANVFTTRGIQSVVLGLGGEHFHTKAETLSIRHMLDAARFCAALLAG